Proteins from one Candida orthopsilosis Co 90-125, chromosome 2 draft sequence genomic window:
- a CDS encoding Cue5 protein (S. cerevisiae homolog CUE5 has ubiquitin binding and localizes to cytoplasm): protein MTSKLYATRKIIIPREQTIQLQTKHRHNHKDHNIIMAKGKKDDLETVSAEPLDSIDDSKLEKKEAKDSGVSEATNKDQSDDNKSKDNEREAPIEDVPLGDDEKKDAAADSSKDGATKEATKKSQSTDSKTSNTEESAPPAPPKRPKDPVEQIVQDLKDAFPQTDDKIITAVLIASQGNPEPAFGALLYLSDPTFKPDIPVYPQHQPTANPRAAFGSGLVRSRAPSDTSHTFTDDEILARKLQKEFELEDERQRRRREEKARQRQHHGERSSRGGAAPASSSPSSRERRRRDGDDFNDDDDSPDDFETIKETFTQGLEEARTTINGWVSGLAKKFDNAGGNNRDSKYERANEDYDYNYEHQNERRGQQQRSSQRPPRQQFGSKSHRDGGNNFGNLGGGRYYDDWRNKNNRTRFDEDPEIITGDFQDQITITDKDSLKSEDNNKKSNKSGVIKKSGDKDAEEEEDPETTPNLPRRPRMSSDVVDDSRKGHNSTTTSGNKTIGGGGGAETTDNAFSVDDSDDDDENSNLVKSN from the coding sequence ATGACGTCGAAACTTTACGCCACaagaaaaataataattCCCAGAGAACAAACCATCCAACTACAGACCAAACATCGTCACAACCACAAAGATCACAACATAATCATGGCAAAAGGCAAGAAAGACGATTTGGAAACAGTATCTGCTGAACCattggattcaattgatgattccaaattggaaaagaaagaggCTAAGGATAGTGGGGTCAGTGAAGCAACAAACAAAGACCAGTCAGATGAcaacaaatccaaagaCAATGAAAGAGAAGCACCTATTGAAGATGTACCacttggtgatgatgagaaaaAGGATGCTGCTGCAGACTCATCCAAGGATGGTGCAACCAAGGAAGCAACAAAAAAGTCGCAATCAACTGATTCCAAAACTTCCAATACTGAAGAATCAGCACCGCCGGCACCACCAAAAAGACCCAAGGATCCAGTAGAACAAATAGTTCAAGATTTAAAGGATGCGTTTCCCCAAACCGATGACAAGATAATCACAGCAGTCCTTATTGCATCTCAAGGTAATCCCGAACCAGCATTTGGTGCATTACTTTATTTATCTGATCCTACATTCAAACCTGATATTCCAGTTTATCCCCAACATCAACCAACAGCAAATCCTCGTGCTGCTTTTGGTAGTGGACTAGTTAGGAGCAGAGCACCTAGTGATACTTCACATACGTTtactgatgatgagatATTGGCTCGtaaattgcaaaaggaATTTGAGTTGGAGGATGAAAGGCAAAGACGTAGACGTGAAGAAAAAGCAAGACAAAGACAACATCATGGGGAAAGAAGTAGTCGAGGAGGTGCAGCACCGGCTAGTAGCTCCCCCTCAAGTCGTGAACGTCGTCGTCGTGATGGGGATGATtttaatgatgatgatgattctcctgatgattttgaaactatAAAGGAAACTTTCACTCAGGGTTTAGAAGAAGCAAgaacaacaatcaatggGTGGGTATCTGGACTTGCTAAGAAATTCGACAATGCGGGTGGAAACAACAGAGATTCCAAATACGAGCGTGCAAACGAAGATTATGACTACAACTATGAACATCAAAACGAAAGACGtggtcaacaacaacgcTCCTCACAACGTCCACCAcgtcaacaatttggtaGTAAATCACATCGTGATGGTGGTAATAATTTTGGTAATCTAGGTGGTGGTCGATACTATGATGATTGGAGAAACAAGAATAATCGTACTcgatttgatgaagatccTGAGATTATAACTGGTGATtttcaagatcaaattaCCATTACTGATAAGGATAGTTTGAAACTGGAagataataataaaaagaGCAACAAAAGTGGTGTGATAAAGAAGAGTGGTGACAAAGATGCagaggaagaggaggatCCTGAGACTACTCCTAATTTACCTCGTCGCCCAAGGATGTCAAGTgatgtagttgatgattcaaGAAAGGGGCATAATTCTACCACAACTAGTGGAAATAAGACAATCGGTGGTGGCGGTGGTGCAGAAACTACCGATAATGCGTTCCTGGTTGATgatagtgatgatgatgatgagaataGTAATTTGGTAAAGAGCAATTAG
- a CDS encoding Brg1 DNA-binding transcription factor, translating to MSTAATTTTSNSIRLPSIHELTGKSNKEFHNHHQSSAHALASPRSFVDATGQPPVLSSLSVNTNINDTTTLKMPPIKPMTSSSVAFNNSTNSTPIAPVPNGNILSKPVSLGSPAINYYDKQQTSLPRHEPVITQAGAVSATAAVTAPQSAATTSTISSPTFHLQSTQKQPHHHYHHQPQAPPPPPSYQSPIEYYGGHGSSQYCQPSRSYSAPVPQYLPHHASYHSQSHYTVQHPNNHGLQMGQPYTIAEVVPKTTNKCHRCGTTETPEWRRGPKGVRTLCNACGLFHAKLVKRKGAAIAAEEVLNNRVTKGKNGRRISTRKSLGNAPNVYHQRGESAGPLQGLQQHLQHYPGKFAVLLSQNHSTSPLQQPPLSSSSTQAYSLHHQQHQLPPPPNSNYAPQGYMALPPPALSLNAPIHYDSQVPTMPLVHH from the coding sequence ATGTCGACTGCAGCCACAACCACTACTTCAAACTCGATCAGGTTACCTTCCATTCATGAGTTAACCGGAAAATCAAATAAGGAGTTTCATAATCACCATCAAAGTAGTGCTCATGCGCTTGCTTCTCCTAGATCGTTTGTTGATGCCACAGGACAGCCGCCAGTTTTATCTAGTCTTAGCGTAAATACTAATATCAACGACACAACTACACTCAAGATGCCACCAATCAAACCAATGACTTCATCTAGTGTtgcattcaacaattcaaccaataGTACACCCATTGCACCAGTCCCGAATGGAAACATCTTGTCGAAACCGGTATCACTTGGTTCACCAGCTATAAACTACTATGATAAGCAGCAGACCCTGTTGCCAAGACACGAACCAGTCATTACTCAAGCCGGTGCTGTATCAGCAACAGCTGCAGTTACTGCTCCACAATCTGCAGCAACTACCTCAACTATTTCTTCACCaacttttcatcttcaatcaaCACAGAAGCAGCCACATCACCACTATCACCACCAGCCGCAAGCACCACCTCCACCACCCTCATACCAATCACCAATAGAGTATTATGGAGGACATGGCTCGTCTCAGTATTGTCAACCATCTAGATCTTACTCCGCACCTGTACCACAATATCTCCCACACCATGCATCCTATCACTCACAATCTCATTACACAGTTCAGCATCCCAATAATCATGGCTTACAAATGGGTCAACCTTATACAATAGCTGAAGTTGTACCTAAAACCACAAACAAATGTCACAGATGTGGTACTACTGAAACACCAGAATGGAGAAGGGGCCCTAAAGGAGTAAGAACATTGTGTAACGCTTGTGGTTTGTTTCATGCCAAGTTAGTCAAGAGAAAAGGTGCCGCTATCGCCGCTGAAGAAGTATTGAATAACCGTGTCACGAAAGGTAAAaatggaagaagaataagTACCAGAAAACTGTTGGGAAATGCACCCAACGTTTATCATCAAAGAGGAGAGAGTGCTGGTCCATTGCAAGGTTTACAGCAACATCTACAACATTATCCTGGTAAATTTGCTGTTCTTCTCCTGCAAAACCATTCAACAAGTCCCTTACAACAACCACctttatcttcttcatctacACAAGCTTATCTgcttcatcaccaacaacatcaattacCACCTCCCCCAAACTCAAATTATGCGCCACAGGGATACATGGCATTGCCACCACCTGCATTGTCATTGAATGCACCTATACATTACGACAGTCAAGTTCCGACTATGCCTTTAGTTCATCATTAA